Proteins encoded in a region of the Zea mays cultivar B73 chromosome 2, Zm-B73-REFERENCE-NAM-5.0, whole genome shotgun sequence genome:
- the LOC107546758 gene encoding Probable trehalose-phosphate phosphatase 7: MPMAKPSVAVAEASGVPAQASCSCPCPGTTLFPYPPPRGASGIAAAAVRRKCLQAEVGGGACWGVESMRASSPTHARAAAALAGAGADEEEERAAWMARHPSALGKFERIVAASEGRRIVMFLDYDGTLSPIVDDPDAAFMSETMRMAVRSVAKHFPTAIVSGRCRDKVFGFVKLAELYYAGSHGMDIKGPAKASSSRHEKAKAKGVLFQPATASEFLPMIEAVHERLVETTRSIPGAKVENNRFCVSVHFRCVDEKMWGELWESVKGVLREYPRLRLTQGRMVLEVRPTIKWDKGKALEFLLESLGFAGCTNVLPVYIGDDRTDEDAFRALRRRGQGQGVGILVSKHPKETSASYSLQEPAEVMEFLLRLVEWKRLSRLSRTQ, from the exons ATGCCGATGGCGAAGCCGAGCGTGGCGGTGGCGGAGGCTTCCGGCGTCCCAGCGCAGGCGTCGTGCTCGTGCCCCTGCCCGGGGACGACGCTGTTCCCGTACCCGCCGCCGCGCGGCGCCAGCGGGATCGCAGCCGCCGCCGTGCGCCGCAAGTGCTTGCAGGCGGAGGTGGGCGGCGGCGCCTGCTGGGGCGTGGAGTCCATGCGGGCGTCGTCGCCCACGCACGCCAGGGCCGCAGCCGCgctcgccggcgccggcgccgacgAGGAGGAGGAGCGCGCCGCCTGGATGGCGCGGCACCCGTCGGCGCTGGGCAAGTTCGAGAGGATCGTGGCGGCGTCCGAGGGCAGGCGCATCGTCATGTTCCTGGACTACGACGGCACGCTGTCGCCCATCGTGGACGACCCCGACGCCGCCTTCATGAGCGAGACG ATGCGGATGGCCGTGCGTAGCGTCGCCAAGCATTTCCCGACGGCGATCGTGAGCGGCCGGTGCCGCGACAAG GTGTTCGGGTTCGTGAAGCTGGCGGAGCTCTACTACGCCGGCAGCCACGGCATGGACATCAAGGGTCCGGCCAAGGCCTCTTCTTCCCGGCACGAGAAGGCCAAG GCAAAAGGAGTCCTGTTCCAACCGGCAACGGCGAGCGAGTTCCTGCCCATGATAGAGGCTGTGCACGAGCGCCTGGTAGAGACGACGCGCAGCATACCCGGGGCCAAGGTGGAGAACAACAGGTTCTGCGTCTCCGTCCACTTCAGATGCGTCGACGAAAAG ATGTGGGGCGAGCTGTGGGAGTCGGTGAAGGGCGTTCTGCGGGAGTACCCCAGGCTGCGGCTGACGCAGGGGCGGATGGTGCTGGAGGTGCGGCCCACCATCAAGTGGGACAAGGGCAAGGCGCTCGAGTTCCTGCTCGAGTCGCTCGGCTTCGCGGGCTGCACCAACGTCCTGCCCGTGTACATCGGCGACGACCGCACCGACGAGGACGCCTTCAGGGCGCTGCGGCGCCGGGGCCAGGGCCAAGGCGTCGGCATCCTGGTGTCCAAGCACCCCAAGGAGACCAGCGCCTCCTACTCGCTCCAGGAGCCCGCCGAG GTGATGGAGTTCTTGCTGCGGCTCGTCGAGTGGAAGCGCCTCTCCAGGCTGAGTCGGACGCAATGA
- the LOC107546758 gene encoding probable trehalose-phosphate phosphatase 7 isoform X1 produces MPMAKPSVAVAEASGVPAQASCSCPCPGTTLFPYPPPRGASGIAAAAVRRKCLQAEVGGGACWGVESMRASSPTHARAAAALAGAGADEEEERAAWMARHPSALGKFERIVAASEGRRIVMFLDYDGTLSPIVDDPDAAFMSETVSRPNQLASALMRMAVRSVAKHFPTAIVSGRCRDKVFGFVKLAELYYAGSHGMDIKGPAKASSSRHEKAKAKGVLFQPATASEFLPMIEAVHERLVETTRSIPGAKVENNRFCVSVHFRCVDEKMWGELWESVKGVLREYPRLRLTQGRMVLEVRPTIKWDKGKALEFLLESLGFAGCTNVLPVYIGDDRTDEDAFRALRRRGQGQGVGILVSKHPKETSASYSLQEPAEVMEFLLRLVEWKRLSRLSRTQ; encoded by the exons ATGCCGATGGCGAAGCCGAGCGTGGCGGTGGCGGAGGCTTCCGGCGTCCCAGCGCAGGCGTCGTGCTCGTGCCCCTGCCCGGGGACGACGCTGTTCCCGTACCCGCCGCCGCGCGGCGCCAGCGGGATCGCAGCCGCCGCCGTGCGCCGCAAGTGCTTGCAGGCGGAGGTGGGCGGCGGCGCCTGCTGGGGCGTGGAGTCCATGCGGGCGTCGTCGCCCACGCACGCCAGGGCCGCAGCCGCgctcgccggcgccggcgccgacgAGGAGGAGGAGCGCGCCGCCTGGATGGCGCGGCACCCGTCGGCGCTGGGCAAGTTCGAGAGGATCGTGGCGGCGTCCGAGGGCAGGCGCATCGTCATGTTCCTGGACTACGACGGCACGCTGTCGCCCATCGTGGACGACCCCGACGCCGCCTTCATGAGCGAGACGGTGAGCAGGCCGAACCAGCTAGCTAGCGCGTTA ATGCGGATGGCCGTGCGTAGCGTCGCCAAGCATTTCCCGACGGCGATCGTGAGCGGCCGGTGCCGCGACAAG GTGTTCGGGTTCGTGAAGCTGGCGGAGCTCTACTACGCCGGCAGCCACGGCATGGACATCAAGGGTCCGGCCAAGGCCTCTTCTTCCCGGCACGAGAAGGCCAAG GCAAAAGGAGTCCTGTTCCAACCGGCAACGGCGAGCGAGTTCCTGCCCATGATAGAGGCTGTGCACGAGCGCCTGGTAGAGACGACGCGCAGCATACCCGGGGCCAAGGTGGAGAACAACAGGTTCTGCGTCTCCGTCCACTTCAGATGCGTCGACGAAAAG ATGTGGGGCGAGCTGTGGGAGTCGGTGAAGGGCGTTCTGCGGGAGTACCCCAGGCTGCGGCTGACGCAGGGGCGGATGGTGCTGGAGGTGCGGCCCACCATCAAGTGGGACAAGGGCAAGGCGCTCGAGTTCCTGCTCGAGTCGCTCGGCTTCGCGGGCTGCACCAACGTCCTGCCCGTGTACATCGGCGACGACCGCACCGACGAGGACGCCTTCAGGGCGCTGCGGCGCCGGGGCCAGGGCCAAGGCGTCGGCATCCTGGTGTCCAAGCACCCCAAGGAGACCAGCGCCTCCTACTCGCTCCAGGAGCCCGCCGAG GTGATGGAGTTCTTGCTGCGGCTCGTCGAGTGGAAGCGCCTCTCCAGGCTGAGTCGGACGCAATGA